The following proteins come from a genomic window of Nitrospira sp.:
- a CDS encoding formylglycine-generating enzyme family protein translates to MLESKFKFVFLLVVLACAAMPIVAIMRGTISTPYEAPMPGANADVESAPESVPGEEPIADEMVTIPAGPFVRGTESGGFDEGPQRTIHLDAFSIDRYEVTNHYYQQFISATGHRKPGLPARYAKSGGRVKGTNQPVVYVSWDDAMEYCRWKGKRLPTEAEWEKAMRGGDERLWPWGTKEQASGANWARVQDGYEVSAPVGSFQSDTSPYGVMDGAGNAIEWVDDWYDETYYKRSPEQNPPSPEYGTYRVLRGGGYTTTGGDVRITSRSKMMPDFRDETIGFRCAISKAGMREEEKNNQDKVTEDQSGRGSKTRPK, encoded by the coding sequence ATGCTGGAATCGAAATTTAAATTCGTCTTTCTGCTCGTGGTACTGGCTTGTGCTGCCATGCCAATCGTCGCCATTATGCGTGGTACGATTTCGACTCCCTATGAAGCGCCGATGCCTGGAGCCAATGCTGACGTTGAGTCGGCACCCGAGAGTGTTCCCGGCGAGGAGCCTATTGCGGATGAGATGGTGACGATTCCGGCGGGGCCGTTTGTTCGTGGCACCGAGAGTGGGGGGTTCGATGAGGGGCCGCAGCGAACTATCCACTTGGACGCGTTTTCTATTGATCGGTACGAAGTGACGAATCATTACTATCAGCAGTTCATCTCGGCGACCGGCCATCGGAAGCCAGGGTTGCCTGCGCGTTACGCCAAGAGCGGTGGAAGGGTGAAGGGAACCAATCAGCCGGTCGTCTACGTCTCGTGGGATGATGCTATGGAGTATTGCCGCTGGAAGGGGAAGCGACTTCCGACGGAAGCGGAATGGGAAAAGGCGATGCGAGGCGGTGACGAACGGCTCTGGCCATGGGGGACCAAAGAGCAGGCCAGTGGTGCTAATTGGGCCAGGGTGCAGGATGGGTATGAGGTATCTGCGCCTGTGGGGAGCTTTCAGTCTGATACGAGCCCTTATGGTGTGATGGATGGAGCAGGGAACGCCATTGAGTGGGTGGACGATTGGTATGATGAGACATACTACAAGCGCTCGCCGGAACAGAACCCACCGAGTCCCGAGTATGGCACCTATCGGGTGCTTCGCGGCGGAGGTTATACGACGACCGGAGGTGATGTTCGAATTACCAGTCGAAGCAAAATGATGCCTGATTTTCGAGATGAGACGATCGGATTTCGCTGCGCGATTTCGAAGGCGGGAATGAGAGAAGAAGAAAAGAACAATCAGGATAAAGTTACAGAAGATCAAAGTGGTAGAGGATCAAAAACACGGCCAAAATGA
- a CDS encoding c-type cytochrome, producing the protein MMESITQKAGIIAAAAFGVVLVSSAGYSSVSAQGLPEGFKKGDLAPEPSAEMIEAGKRVYFTKCVWCHGVDGAGDGPGADRLWPRPRNFNQGTFKIRHTASGELPLFDAKKPVAGQNDLFETVTHGLPGSAMPPWEGILSEEQRLQVLSFVTTQLVKDRKFTDKQSETQTILQLAELKPKPATDESKKRGSELIVERKCVECHGMEGRGDGNAFNLKDDWGFSIQPANWHKCWNFRGSRQDPYNVANIFRTFSTGVNGTPMPSFADNTTVDERWDIANFVSSLCERDTLGNPLPIDPLTDKPKINFVIPSDLVEGEIPAEIEHEAWQKAPKRLVAMGGQITHKPRNFVNRIDDIWVRSLYNDKYIVYLLEWDDRTKSVAEGKLPWAPTQVNIDVKEQDPKTGEEGSIAMKQNNYTVYNDAIAIETAVKWKELPAPIKPRYLFGTNDQYPMDIVKWEADGSLRAFKGTGWDKDFEERDNYEEAMKLVKSEWKNGRWYVMIQRPVGNKKDQDYDEDTFFEVGQYIPTVFFAWDGHNGDAGRKMAVSAFYYTFMNPPVPQETYIYPVVIAVGVVLLEGWVLTRRANRKKGKTL; encoded by the coding sequence ATGATGGAAAGTATAACTCAGAAGGCCGGGATCATCGCGGCTGCTGCCTTCGGAGTGGTTCTAGTGTCGAGTGCTGGGTATTCGTCGGTTTCTGCTCAAGGGCTTCCCGAGGGTTTTAAGAAGGGTGATCTTGCGCCTGAACCGTCAGCAGAAATGATTGAAGCAGGGAAGCGAGTCTATTTCACCAAGTGTGTGTGGTGTCATGGAGTGGATGGAGCCGGTGATGGACCTGGAGCCGACCGGCTTTGGCCACGCCCGCGGAATTTTAATCAAGGCACATTCAAAATTCGCCATACAGCAAGCGGCGAACTCCCACTTTTCGATGCTAAGAAACCTGTAGCTGGACAAAATGATCTGTTTGAAACGGTCACGCATGGATTGCCGGGTTCTGCCATGCCACCTTGGGAAGGGATTTTGAGCGAGGAACAGCGCCTACAAGTCCTCTCTTTTGTTACGACCCAACTCGTGAAAGACCGAAAGTTTACCGATAAGCAGTCAGAAACACAGACGATTTTACAACTAGCTGAACTTAAGCCTAAACCAGCCACTGACGAAAGTAAGAAGCGGGGAAGCGAGTTGATCGTCGAGAGAAAGTGTGTCGAATGTCATGGAATGGAAGGGCGTGGCGATGGAAACGCCTTCAATCTAAAGGATGACTGGGGTTTCTCGATCCAACCGGCCAATTGGCATAAGTGCTGGAACTTCAGGGGGAGTCGTCAAGATCCGTACAATGTCGCCAACATCTTTCGTACTTTTTCTACGGGTGTAAATGGCACACCGATGCCATCGTTTGCTGATAACACGACTGTCGATGAACGGTGGGATATCGCCAACTTTGTCAGTTCGCTGTGTGAAAGGGATACATTGGGTAATCCACTGCCCATTGATCCCTTAACCGATAAGCCTAAGATCAACTTCGTCATCCCCTCAGATCTCGTTGAGGGGGAAATCCCGGCTGAGATTGAGCATGAGGCTTGGCAAAAGGCTCCAAAGCGGCTTGTGGCCATGGGGGGACAGATCACCCATAAGCCAAGAAACTTTGTTAATCGAATCGATGATATCTGGGTTCGGTCGCTCTACAATGACAAATATATTGTCTATCTCCTTGAGTGGGATGATCGAACGAAGAGTGTCGCCGAAGGGAAGCTCCCTTGGGCTCCAACCCAGGTTAATATCGATGTGAAAGAGCAGGACCCCAAGACTGGCGAGGAAGGGTCCATCGCGATGAAACAAAACAATTACACCGTCTATAATGACGCAATTGCTATTGAGACGGCGGTGAAGTGGAAAGAGTTGCCGGCTCCAATTAAGCCTCGTTATCTCTTTGGGACGAACGACCAGTACCCTATGGATATCGTGAAGTGGGAAGCTGACGGCTCCCTTCGTGCTTTTAAAGGTACAGGCTGGGATAAGGATTTTGAAGAGCGCGATAATTACGAAGAGGCTATGAAGCTCGTAAAGAGCGAATGGAAGAATGGTCGCTGGTATGTCATGATTCAGCGGCCCGTAGGAAATAAAAAAGACCAGGATTACGATGAAGACACCTTTTTTGAAGTGGGTCAATATATTCCCACTGTCTTCTTTGCGTGGGATGGTCACAATGGTGATGCAGGACGAAAGATGGCGGTGTCCGCATTTTACTACACCTTTATGAATCCACCGGTTCCTCAGGAAACGTACATCTATCCAGTTGTTATCGCTGTTGGAGTGGTACTGCTGGAGGGTTGGGTTCTGACTCGTCGCGCAAACAGGAAAAAGGGAAAGACGCTGTAG
- a CDS encoding glycosyltransferase family 9 protein: MKRTVLIIHPGALGDILLAIPAIQSLRLKFPQYEIVLIASTAVSRLLLECGVISNGLPLEGHVCLRLFSRTVSISRELSSCVNRCDLAVAWMEDKEGMLGAFFQEFGVAKVQIQSPFSTGLRATHQSDRFLETLGEPTRDSVSERMVQVPPHLLERGKDSLDALGISQEQSLVLVHPGSGSVHKRLESRKMASLIEGLWEKGMYPLIVEGPADQDAVAQTLHFVSRAPRVLRGLDLSQLAGVFAQVALYIGHDSGVTHLSALLGVPTIALFGPTDYHRWAPQGHHVTILRGSPCICESWATVKMCEGKPCLQVPIEKILIASGLAIRRASSANPRYST, translated from the coding sequence GTGAAACGGACCGTCCTGATCATTCATCCCGGTGCACTTGGGGATATCCTGCTGGCTATCCCAGCGATACAGAGTCTGAGACTGAAGTTCCCCCAGTATGAAATTGTGCTCATAGCTTCTACCGCGGTGAGTCGACTCCTATTAGAATGTGGGGTGATCAGCAATGGCCTTCCATTGGAAGGCCACGTATGTCTGAGGCTGTTTTCAAGGACCGTATCGATCTCCAGGGAACTCTCTTCATGCGTGAACCGTTGTGATCTTGCTGTGGCCTGGATGGAAGATAAGGAAGGCATGCTTGGTGCTTTCTTCCAGGAGTTTGGTGTGGCCAAGGTTCAGATTCAGTCGCCATTTTCCACGGGACTACGTGCAACGCATCAGAGCGACCGTTTTCTTGAGACGCTGGGTGAACCGACCAGAGATAGTGTATCGGAGAGAATGGTACAGGTTCCCCCGCATCTCTTGGAGCGGGGGAAGGACTCTCTTGACGCGCTGGGGATCTCCCAGGAGCAATCGTTGGTTCTTGTGCATCCAGGGAGTGGAAGCGTTCACAAGCGCCTTGAATCCAGAAAAATGGCCTCGCTGATTGAAGGGTTGTGGGAGAAGGGGATGTATCCCCTCATCGTGGAGGGGCCAGCTGATCAGGATGCCGTAGCCCAGACACTGCATTTTGTGAGTAGGGCACCCCGTGTGCTCAGAGGCCTTGATCTGTCGCAGCTGGCAGGAGTGTTTGCGCAGGTGGCTTTGTATATCGGTCATGATTCAGGTGTGACTCACTTGTCTGCTTTGTTGGGTGTGCCGACCATCGCTCTATTCGGTCCTACGGATTACCATCGCTGGGCACCTCAGGGTCATCATGTGACGATCCTTCGAGGTTCTCCCTGTATCTGTGAGTCGTGGGCTACCGTTAAAATGTGTGAGGGGAAGCCCTGTCTTCAAGTGCCGATCGAAAAGATTCTGATAGCATCGGGACTTGCGATACGGAGGGCGAGTAGTGCAAACCCTCGTTATTCCACGTGA
- a CDS encoding arginine--tRNA ligase, whose translation MSQGFVQERVTTALLGALNGARQKGQLKTAAWPTLSLDAPKRPEWGDLASTVAMSLASSEHKAPHDIAQIIVDNIPQREQLFDRVEIVRPGFLNLTVKPALWQEVLREVELQGARYGRTAVGAGRRVLVEYVSANPTGPLHVGHGRGAAVGQAVVRLLDAIGYEAVSEYYINDAGRQMKLLGASVYARYQELSGQTIAFPEDGYHGSYITSLAQQLKEELDRVAGELTPADLETRCRSLAYQKLLGLIRDDLRSFGIEIQSWFSETSLLESKAIELALEELKTRDLLFQEDGAWWFRASTYGDEKDRVVKKQDGEYTYLASDIAYHHDKLRRGYDLLVDVFGADHHGYIPRMEAVMQAYGHPKDRLHVVLVQLVKLLRDGVEVKMSKRTGEFITMREVLDEVGADAANFYFLMRDSNTHLEFDLELAKQRSADNPVYYVQYAHARICSLWRVASARGIARPSAEGTDLTVLMDPDELGLIKKLSSYPEVVQASALAFEPHRVTYYLQQLAALLHTFYNKHRVLPPELDQENKESASTEVLTSKRTAARLVLMGAVQQILQNGLTLLGISAPEHM comes from the coding sequence GTGTCTCAAGGATTTGTGCAAGAGAGGGTCACAACGGCCCTACTTGGCGCTCTCAATGGCGCGAGGCAAAAGGGGCAATTGAAGACGGCGGCGTGGCCCACGCTGAGTCTTGATGCGCCCAAACGGCCAGAATGGGGCGATCTCGCTTCCACAGTCGCCATGTCATTAGCCTCATCTGAGCACAAGGCCCCTCATGATATTGCCCAGATCATCGTAGACAACATTCCTCAGCGAGAGCAGCTGTTTGATCGTGTTGAAATCGTTCGTCCCGGTTTCTTGAATTTGACGGTGAAACCGGCTCTCTGGCAGGAGGTTCTTCGTGAAGTTGAGTTGCAAGGAGCTCGTTATGGCCGGACAGCTGTCGGGGCCGGCCGTCGAGTGTTGGTTGAATATGTGAGCGCCAATCCAACCGGGCCGTTGCATGTTGGTCATGGCAGGGGGGCGGCGGTCGGGCAGGCGGTCGTTCGATTGCTGGATGCGATCGGATACGAGGCCGTCAGCGAGTACTATATCAACGACGCCGGTCGCCAGATGAAATTGTTGGGCGCGTCCGTGTATGCCCGTTACCAGGAGTTGTCAGGGCAGACGATCGCGTTTCCTGAGGATGGCTATCATGGTTCCTACATCACATCGCTGGCACAGCAGCTCAAGGAGGAACTCGACCGAGTCGCAGGTGAACTGACTCCTGCTGACCTTGAAACTCGCTGCCGATCCCTTGCCTATCAGAAACTGCTGGGACTCATCCGTGACGATCTTAGGTCCTTTGGAATCGAGATTCAATCCTGGTTCAGCGAAACGTCGCTTCTCGAGTCCAAAGCTATCGAGTTGGCTCTGGAAGAATTGAAAACCCGCGACCTCCTATTCCAAGAGGATGGTGCCTGGTGGTTTCGGGCATCCACGTATGGTGACGAAAAAGACCGTGTCGTCAAGAAGCAGGACGGGGAGTATACGTATTTGGCCTCCGATATCGCCTACCATCATGACAAGCTGAGGCGTGGCTACGATCTGCTGGTCGATGTCTTTGGTGCCGACCACCATGGGTATATCCCGCGTATGGAAGCCGTCATGCAGGCCTATGGACATCCCAAAGATCGTCTCCATGTCGTGCTGGTCCAGTTGGTGAAATTATTGCGAGATGGAGTCGAAGTGAAGATGTCCAAGCGGACCGGGGAATTCATTACCATGCGGGAAGTCCTCGATGAGGTCGGAGCGGACGCCGCGAATTTCTATTTTCTCATGCGCGACTCCAATACGCATTTGGAGTTTGATCTGGAGTTGGCGAAGCAACGGTCCGCCGACAATCCGGTGTACTACGTTCAATATGCCCACGCGAGAATTTGCAGCCTGTGGCGTGTCGCATCCGCCAGGGGGATTGCCCGTCCATCTGCGGAGGGCACAGACCTGACAGTGTTGATGGATCCTGATGAATTAGGGTTGATCAAGAAGCTGTCCTCTTACCCTGAAGTCGTCCAGGCGAGTGCTCTAGCTTTTGAGCCGCACCGTGTGACGTACTACCTTCAACAATTGGCGGCGCTTCTCCATACGTTTTATAACAAACACCGTGTGTTGCCTCCCGAACTCGATCAAGAGAACAAGGAGTCGGCCTCTACTGAAGTGCTCACATCCAAACGGACGGCGGCGCGACTGGTTTTGATGGGGGCGGTCCAGCAGATTCTTCAAAATGGACTCACCTTGCTCGGCATCTCAGCGCCGGAGCACATGTAG
- a CDS encoding nitric oxide reductase translates to MGNMIAEALSMGWMAFAILAGLLVYFQVSISDPAAKKRAVFKTFIGIIATFLLFMAIANYANNFYGQNRLLPVSLVIITVSTFVMALYFTNLSALLKIGGLMFFVAAFLSGYGNWLPQVEGGFPPVEEKKTWDSMTPQQLADEGEKIIFGGVGKNKEQGAIGKGQCPLCHAFHAGMLGERAPNLAGLPGRGKERIEDPKYSKGNPSKRDYEVKEAFPGSGTAENGQEYIAESHACPSCYVVAGYGVKGTNDKQSPMPSIHKPPISLSLAELAAVDTWMYLREGIDAPSFEEIVKSYEKFVPEADRPKQADEKPAGATSLMADGTEPIDQIFAKGQCISCHTIPGIPGAVGTIGPKLEEGTTAPQRIKDPTYKGTAKSPAEYIMESIVDPSAYVVKPFPDNTMPKVFGQKLSAGALKKIVDYLSQVKTGSAPPKI, encoded by the coding sequence TTGGGTAACATGATTGCAGAGGCACTCTCCATGGGCTGGATGGCGTTCGCTATCCTGGCCGGGTTATTGGTTTATTTTCAGGTATCGATCAGCGATCCTGCAGCAAAGAAGCGCGCAGTTTTCAAAACATTCATCGGCATTATTGCGACGTTTTTGCTGTTTATGGCTATCGCGAACTATGCGAATAATTTCTACGGTCAAAATCGGCTTCTGCCAGTATCACTGGTGATTATTACGGTAAGCACCTTTGTTATGGCGCTGTATTTCACCAACCTCAGTGCTCTCTTGAAGATCGGGGGGCTGATGTTCTTTGTCGCTGCGTTTCTATCCGGCTATGGAAACTGGCTTCCTCAAGTCGAGGGTGGTTTCCCGCCGGTAGAGGAAAAGAAGACGTGGGATTCGATGACCCCACAACAGCTAGCCGATGAAGGCGAAAAGATTATCTTTGGCGGTGTTGGGAAGAATAAAGAGCAAGGCGCAATCGGGAAGGGCCAATGTCCGCTTTGCCATGCATTCCATGCTGGTATGTTGGGTGAACGAGCACCAAACTTAGCAGGGCTCCCTGGACGAGGGAAAGAACGAATAGAGGATCCCAAGTATTCCAAGGGTAATCCTTCCAAGAGGGATTATGAGGTGAAAGAGGCTTTCCCAGGCTCTGGAACTGCAGAAAATGGGCAAGAGTACATTGCGGAATCGCACGCATGCCCTAGCTGCTATGTGGTCGCTGGTTATGGGGTAAAGGGAACGAATGACAAGCAGAGTCCTATGCCTTCTATTCATAAGCCGCCTATCTCCCTCAGTCTTGCAGAGCTTGCGGCTGTGGATACTTGGATGTATTTGCGTGAAGGAATAGATGCTCCGTCGTTTGAAGAGATTGTAAAGTCGTACGAGAAGTTTGTTCCAGAGGCAGATCGTCCTAAGCAGGCCGATGAAAAGCCTGCGGGAGCCACATCCCTGATGGCCGATGGAACAGAGCCGATTGACCAGATTTTTGCCAAAGGGCAATGCATTTCATGTCATACGATCCCTGGCATCCCAGGAGCGGTGGGCACCATCGGGCCTAAACTGGAAGAAGGGACAACAGCTCCGCAGCGTATTAAGGATCCTACTTATAAGGGAACAGCCAAGTCACCTGCCGAATACATTATGGAGTCTATTGTAGACCCCAGTGCCTATGTGGTGAAGCCGTTCCCAGATAACACGATGCCCAAAGTCTTTGGACAAAAGCTGAGTGCTGGCGCGTTGAAAAAAATTGTCGATTATTTATCTCAGGTGAAAACCGGATCGGCTCCACCAAAAATATAG
- a CDS encoding cytochrome ubiquinol oxidase subunit I, whose translation MGLLAGKRVFSIMALCMMVGLLLLPIVVALPSLAIGEEAPAGDAAKKDGDKVEKGRDVYYKTEGIVVGAPAPKTVDGPRDYPRYNFESRVLLWFANQQHLYYGSFVLAVPIFCMIIEFMGVVTKDKALAKRYDQLAYDFIKISLTAYSLTAILGGILIFTFLTLYPAFFSYLSGIFRPVMHIYALMFVAESGTLYIYYYGWDKMREGFLKWIHLSMSVILNIIGTLLMFLANSWIGFMMSPAGVDEQGRYLGNIWHVIHTALWNPLNLHRILGNMAFGGGVVAAYAAYKFLASKTDEDRAHYDWMGYIAMALGVAFLIPLPFAGYWLMREVYAYRQQMGITLMGGLLAWLFIIQATMIGILFLSTNYYLWQAMGRMRGAEKYQRYIKYLVFILACGYMVFITPHTMVMTPAELKAMGGQQHPVLGNYGVMSAKNGGINVIITTTVLSFVWYMRGNKVSTVSWAKFGNIFMGIFFGAAYFNIIFLAIYGYYIPANVRVGLSVPQVATTLSCLFFMFALNSVMMQGAKQIGPIEWGKISARSQYALIMLATAFTWMMGLMGYIRSSVRLFWHVNEIMRDNSPWAYTHTVGFAANMISFNVLFFWITILFVFWLGSLGAKKVPVESKAGIPGGVPQPAASH comes from the coding sequence ATGGGCCTTTTAGCCGGCAAGCGCGTCTTTTCGATTATGGCGCTCTGCATGATGGTTGGCCTCCTTCTGCTTCCGATCGTCGTAGCGTTACCTTCACTGGCAATCGGTGAAGAGGCTCCTGCTGGCGATGCGGCTAAGAAGGATGGAGACAAGGTTGAAAAGGGTCGAGATGTCTATTACAAAACCGAGGGCATTGTCGTCGGTGCTCCCGCCCCTAAAACGGTGGATGGTCCCAGGGACTACCCGCGATACAACTTTGAAAGCCGTGTATTGCTCTGGTTTGCCAATCAGCAGCATCTATATTATGGCAGCTTCGTATTGGCCGTGCCGATCTTCTGCATGATCATCGAGTTCATGGGTGTCGTGACGAAGGATAAGGCGCTCGCCAAGCGCTATGATCAGCTGGCCTATGACTTCATTAAGATCAGCCTGACGGCATACTCTCTCACGGCTATCCTTGGTGGTATTCTCATCTTTACCTTTCTGACCTTATATCCAGCGTTTTTCTCTTATCTGTCAGGTATTTTCCGTCCCGTCATGCATATCTATGCATTGATGTTTGTGGCCGAGAGCGGAACTCTTTACATCTACTATTACGGCTGGGACAAGATGAGGGAGGGGTTCCTGAAGTGGATTCATCTGAGCATGTCGGTGATCTTGAATATCATCGGCACATTGCTGATGTTCCTGGCGAACTCCTGGATTGGTTTCATGATGTCGCCTGCTGGCGTCGATGAGCAGGGGCGGTATCTTGGAAATATCTGGCATGTGATCCACACTGCCTTATGGAACCCTCTCAATCTGCATCGCATTCTTGGCAATATGGCATTCGGCGGTGGCGTTGTCGCTGCCTATGCTGCCTATAAATTTTTGGCATCTAAGACCGATGAGGATCGGGCTCATTATGATTGGATGGGCTACATTGCCATGGCGCTCGGTGTGGCATTCTTGATCCCGTTGCCATTTGCAGGCTATTGGCTCATGCGAGAAGTGTATGCCTATCGTCAGCAGATGGGCATCACGCTGATGGGTGGTCTGCTTGCCTGGCTGTTTATTATCCAAGCTACGATGATTGGGATTCTGTTTCTGAGCACGAACTATTATCTCTGGCAGGCAATGGGCCGCATGCGTGGTGCCGAAAAGTACCAACGCTATATTAAGTACCTTGTTTTCATCCTTGCCTGCGGATACATGGTCTTTATTACCCCTCACACCATGGTCATGACCCCGGCTGAATTGAAGGCCATGGGAGGGCAGCAGCATCCCGTTTTGGGAAATTATGGAGTCATGTCGGCGAAAAACGGTGGGATCAATGTCATTATTACAACCACTGTACTGAGTTTCGTCTGGTACATGAGGGGAAACAAAGTTTCCACCGTATCGTGGGCGAAATTCGGTAATATCTTTATGGGCATATTTTTCGGTGCCGCCTACTTCAATATTATTTTTCTAGCGATATATGGATATTACATTCCAGCAAACGTTCGCGTTGGTTTGTCTGTTCCTCAGGTGGCGACCACACTGTCGTGTCTATTCTTTATGTTTGCTCTCAATAGCGTGATGATGCAGGGGGCTAAACAAATAGGGCCGATTGAGTGGGGAAAGATTTCAGCCCGCTCTCAGTATGCGCTCATTATGTTAGCAACGGCCTTTACTTGGATGATGGGTTTGATGGGTTATATTCGCTCGTCAGTCAGGCTCTTCTGGCACGTCAATGAGATCATGAGAGATAACTCGCCATGGGCGTACACTCATACGGTGGGATTTGCGGCCAACATGATTTCATTCAATGTTTTGTTTTTTTGGATCACGATCCTATTTGTCTTCTGGCTTGGCAGCTTGGGTGCGAAGAAGGTTCCGGTTGAATCTAAGGCTGGAATTCCTGGCGGTGTCCCGCAGCCGGCAGCCAGTCATTAA
- a CDS encoding cytochrome c: protein MKALMSLGALIGVAGLLLLGGMVLDVVPSTYIRLVEGYMPIQMLLEVACYVIGFTGLSYTLNAMGMAIPRFWQGIGFWVFFLLYLKYRMYPPIPFSVRAMYGTVSLVAVFMWVSASEEDWQKFKQPIMNVLDAQTGGNRLLRYLYLVLLPILIGGFSFNAMMPKSEEPIELRTVHPAPPASTKVHGKTYTLQTSQNPYRVNPEGKYDQEFTNANIVEQGMGRLMKPNANPWDDKNQGYLKYVREGGEIFFQNCHFCHGDNLNGRGLHAFAFNPIPANFTDPGTIAQLQETFIFWRVSKGGIGLPNEGFPWASVMPPWEQHLTVDEIWKVVLFEYWHTGYYPRTWD from the coding sequence ATGAAAGCGTTGATGTCGCTCGGTGCCCTGATCGGAGTGGCTGGTCTTCTCCTTCTGGGCGGAATGGTTCTTGATGTCGTTCCTTCAACCTACATACGGTTGGTGGAAGGCTACATGCCGATTCAAATGCTGCTCGAAGTGGCATGCTATGTGATCGGCTTTACGGGATTGAGCTATACGTTGAATGCCATGGGTATGGCTATTCCACGGTTTTGGCAGGGCATTGGTTTCTGGGTATTTTTTCTGCTCTATCTGAAGTACCGTATGTACCCGCCTATCCCATTCAGCGTGCGAGCCATGTATGGCACAGTGTCATTGGTGGCAGTTTTCATGTGGGTCTCCGCAAGTGAAGAGGACTGGCAGAAGTTTAAGCAACCCATCATGAACGTTCTTGATGCTCAGACAGGGGGGAACCGGCTCTTGCGGTATCTGTATCTTGTGCTCCTGCCGATCCTCATCGGAGGATTTTCATTTAATGCCATGATGCCAAAGTCTGAGGAACCAATCGAATTACGAACGGTTCATCCAGCACCGCCTGCAAGTACGAAGGTCCACGGGAAGACCTATACGTTACAGACCTCTCAGAACCCCTATCGTGTGAATCCAGAAGGGAAATACGATCAAGAGTTCACGAATGCCAATATTGTTGAACAGGGCATGGGGCGTTTGATGAAGCCCAATGCCAACCCGTGGGATGATAAGAATCAGGGCTACCTAAAGTATGTGCGAGAGGGTGGTGAGATATTCTTTCAGAACTGCCATTTTTGCCATGGAGATAATTTGAATGGTCGAGGGCTCCACGCCTTTGCCTTCAATCCAATTCCGGCAAACTTTACGGATCCTGGCACAATCGCACAGCTGCAAGAAACATTTATCTTTTGGCGTGTTTCGAAGGGTGGAATTGGGTTGCCCAACGAAGGATTCCCCTGGGCATCAGTTATGCCGCCATGGGAGCAACACCTGACGGTTGATGAAATTTGGAAGGTTGTGTTGTTTGAATATTGGCACACTGGCTACTATCCGCGAACCTGGGATTAG
- a CDS encoding molybdenum cofactor guanylyltransferase, whose amino-acid sequence MITDVTGVLLAGGKSRRMGEDKRFILVGQETLFDRSLTVLREVFEAVCVVIAQDSPPLQADVPVVRDLIPDCGSLGGLYTGLRLAETQHIFVVACDMPFLSSHVIRHMVQLKDSADIVISRWATRLQPTHAVYGRNCLPVIEEMMTLHNKKIHSMVGHPALRVCVVPEVEIRQIDPDGRSMSNINTPSDVEQARSVCGPGTGSGS is encoded by the coding sequence ATGATCACTGATGTGACAGGTGTTCTGCTGGCTGGCGGAAAAAGTAGGAGGATGGGAGAAGACAAGCGATTCATCCTTGTCGGTCAGGAGACTCTCTTTGATCGGAGCTTGACGGTTCTCCGTGAAGTGTTTGAGGCGGTCTGTGTCGTCATCGCTCAAGATAGTCCGCCCCTGCAGGCGGACGTGCCGGTAGTCCGTGATCTTATTCCGGACTGTGGGAGCCTTGGTGGATTGTATACGGGGCTTCGACTGGCCGAGACCCAACATATCTTCGTCGTGGCCTGTGATATGCCATTTCTCAGCTCACATGTCATACGGCATATGGTTCAACTGAAGGATTCAGCTGATATTGTCATCAGTCGGTGGGCGACTCGTCTTCAGCCAACCCATGCGGTCTATGGCCGAAACTGCCTTCCAGTTATTGAGGAAATGATGACCCTCCATAATAAGAAAATTCACAGTATGGTGGGTCATCCTGCCCTTCGCGTCTGTGTGGTTCCCGAAGTGGAGATCAGACAGATCGATCCCGATGGGCGCTCCATGTCCAACATCAATACGCCGTCGGATGTGGAACAGGCTCGATCAGTGTGTGGTCCTGGTACGGGGAGTGGGTCGTAG